The proteins below are encoded in one region of Odocoileus virginianus isolate 20LAN1187 ecotype Illinois chromosome 34, Ovbor_1.2, whole genome shotgun sequence:
- the LOC139033036 gene encoding trace amine-associated receptor 7a-like has product MSSASPSAAAVPLCYEHLNGSCVKTPYSPGPRLILYTVFIFGAVLAVFGNLLVMIAILHFRQLHSPPNFLIASLACADFLVGVTVMPFITVRSVESCWYFGQRYCQLHSCFEGSFCYASIYHLCFISLDRYIAVTDPLVYPARFTVSVSGMCIAFSWLFSIIFSFSLLGTGANAAGLEDLVSALTCVGGCQIAVNQSWVLVNFLLFFIPTLVMIVLYSKIFLIAKQQARKIESLNNKTGRCSDSYQDRVARRERKAARTLGVAVLAFLISWLPYFLDSIIDAFLGFITPTYVYEILVWIAYYNSAMNPLIYAFFYPWFRKAINLIVTGKVLRENSSTVNLFSG; this is encoded by the coding sequence ATGAGCAGTGCGTCTCCTTCTGCTGCGGCTGTGCCGCTCTGCTACGAGCACCTGAACGGATCCTGTGTGAAAACCCCCTACTCACCGGGTCCCCGCCTCATCCTCTACACCGTGTTCATCTTTGGAGCTGTGCTGGCTGTATTTGGAAATCTCCTGGTGATGATTGCAATTCTCCACTTCAGGCAGCTGCATTCTCCACCCAATTTCTTGATCGCCTCTCTGGCCTGTGCGGACTTCTTGGTGGGAGTGACTGTGATGCCCTTCATCACAGTGAGGTCTGTGGAGAGCTGCTGGTACTTTGGGCAGCGTTACTGTCAACTCCACTCTTGTTTTGAAGGCTCATTCTGTTACGCTTCCATCTACCACTTGTGCTTTATCTCTCTGGACAGGTACATTGCGGTCACTGACCCCCTGGTCTATCCAGCCAGGTTCACTGTGTCTGTTTCTGGCATGTGTATTGCCTTCTCCTGGCTCTTTtcgattattttttctttttcccttcttggCACAGGAGCAAATGCAGCTGGGCTGGAGGATCTAGTAAGTGCTCTCACCTGTGTGGGAGGCTGTCAAATTGCAGTGAATCAGAGTTGGGTATTGgtgaatttccttttatttttcatccccACCCTTGTGATGATAGTTCTTTACTCCAAGATTTTCCTCATTGCTAAACAGCAGGCTAGAAAAATTGAGAGTCTGAACAACAAGACTGGGCGATGCTCAGACAGCTACCAAGACAGAGTGgccaggagggagaggaaggccGCAAGAACGCTGGGCGTCGCAGTGCTAGCGTTTCTGATCTCCTGGCTGCCTTACTTCCTGGACTCCATCATTGACGCCTTCCTAGGTTTCATCACTCCCACGTATGTTTATGAAATACTGGTTTGGATTGCTTATTATAACTCAGCTATGAACCCTTTGATTTATGCTTTCTTTTATCCTTGGTTTCGAAAAGCCATCAACCTCATCGTTACAGGCAAAGTCTTGAGAGAGAATTCCTCAacagtaaatttattttctgggTAA